The Chitinophaga niabensis genomic interval GATCTTTTTAAAGATAACCAGGGTATAAAGGATGGCGTTACTTACCCTTCGCTCGAATCTTTCAAAAAGGACTGGGCATTCATTTCTCCTGTTACCAGGCAAGTGCTCGTAAACGTAACAGACGAAAAGCTGAACAGCCTGTTTGAAGTACCGGGCATGAGTTTCCCTTTCTTCGACTTTATTACTTTCACCAGTTACCGGGAAGCAAATTGCATTGGCCAGATCGCATTATTGCGTAGATTACTGGGATACGAAGCAATGAAATACATGTAAGGGGAATGGAAGTAAACGAATTCATGCAAAAACTGGAGCATCCTCTTAAAGCAGAGGTAGAAGCGCTCCGTAAGATCATCAGGGAGGCAGATCCTAAAATTGCCGAACGCGTTAAATGGAATGCGCCCAGCTATTATTATAAATTAGACATGGCTGCCTTTAACCTGCGGCAAACAAAGTTTGTACAGCTCATCCTCATCTTTCCGAAAGGATTGATCAAAGATACTTCCGGGTTGCTCCTGGGAGATTGGAAAGACAGAAGGGAAGCTCGTTTTGCAAATATGGAAGAGGTGCGCGCAAAAGCGCCGGCATTAAAAAAAGTAGTGCGGGAATGGGTGAAGCTGGTGGAGCAAACGTGCTAATGTAACAAGCACGCTGGCTCCTCCGGCTTATTCCTGCATAAACATCCGGTCACATTAATTCAACTCCTTCAGCCATTCCTGTGCAAATGCCCTGGCTGCATTGACTGTTTCTTTACCACTTCTGAAACAAAGTTTCCACTCATAACTTTTGGCTTCCAGCTGAGGATCTGCAAATATTTTATGATCGCCTTTTTGCACGAGCTGTGTATTAAAGTCGATATCGGACGTAAGGTCCAGGAAGGCGTTTAACCGTACTTTCAGTAATGATTTTACAGTGGCCGGGTTTTCTTTTTCAAAAGTTTGTAATGCCGCCTTATATTCTTCCGGTGTCATCTCATTCATGGAAGTAATACTTACCATGTACATATCATGACTGGGATGTTTGGGGTCCTGCATCGCGGCCTGTTTTTCTTTCAGCAGGTTAATGGAGGCTTTAAAGATATCCCGTGTTTCGGGTGTTGCCTTTGTTGCATCCTTTTCCGCTTCTGCAATATCCACTTTGAGTTTTGCAAGCTCAGCCTTTAACGCTTCTTCTTTATTTACAGGAGCTTTAGGTCTTACAGCCTCTCTGCTGGAAGCATATTGTTTAATAAAGGCCGGAGAGGCCGTGTATTTTTTTATATACGCGCCAATGGCCCTAACTGTTTCGGCCCGTTTCTCCGGAGCCAGTTTCTTCAATGCAGCAGAAGAGGGGAAATCAAGTTTACCATCTGCCAGGTCACTGAAAATATATTCCTGTGCTTCTTTTTCCGGAATATTGAGCGGCTGGAAAGGATCTGACACTATCATGGCGGTTATAAATACCGCGAAAAGTAACTTTGCCATACGTAAAAGTACCCCAGGCTTAAAACCACAAAAAGCAATATCGGATGTAATGATGCTTTTGTTGCCTGAAATGCAGGCAGGTGTAGATGAAGTGTTTATTTATACAACAAAAACCTCCATTTGTAGATTGACCCCGCAATTGACTGCGCCTAACTTTGCAGGCACAATAAAACAATATCCAATGTCTACCGCAGAATTCGACACTTTGTTAGTAAACAGTAGTGACTTCCTGTATCCATATGCGCTCAAGCTTACACGGGATCACGATGAAGGGAAAGACCTCTACCAGGAAACTATTTGTAAAGCCTTATCCAACAGGGATAAGTACAAGGCTGGTACCAATATCAAAGCCTGGTTGTACATCATTATGCGCAATACCTTCATCA includes:
- a CDS encoding DUF1801 domain-containing protein; this encodes MEVNEFMQKLEHPLKAEVEALRKIIREADPKIAERVKWNAPSYYYKLDMAAFNLRQTKFVQLILIFPKGLIKDTSGLLLGDWKDRREARFANMEEVRAKAPALKKVVREWVKLVEQTC